One Brienomyrus brachyistius isolate T26 unplaced genomic scaffold, BBRACH_0.4 scaffold64, whole genome shotgun sequence genomic window carries:
- the LOC125725304 gene encoding dermatan-sulfate epimerase-like protein, whose amino-acid sequence MAVECMGRTVVLLPFLALGAAFSGVFNGTDKDVFNDDFEQFRLKTIGVTEQWKLVADDLHPSLFFDRADVQLLRQRSTTTHNHIFRVIRSAVITMLSNPALYLPPVKHKEFTSKWNEIYGNNLAPLALYCLLCPEDGAAQQFLLKFMDRMAEYPDWSVTSAPNDEVPVAHSLTGFATAYDFIYSTLDRQQRDRYLKKIRSVTEELYELSKYRGWGKQFLQNHQTTNILAVLIGSIVAGEHNDPETMIWKQVCVNYMEKTMFLLNHVVDGSLDEGVAYGSYTAKSITQYVFLAQRHFNIDNTQNNWLRAHYWFYYATLLPGFQRTVGIADSNYNWFYGPESQLVFLDAFVLRNGTGNWLAQQIRKHRPKDGPMGQSSAQRWTTLHTEYIWYDACLTPRAPPGSGKAAMHIFSNWGVVTYGAGMPDLQGNTFVSFKSGRLGGRAVYDIVHAKPYSWVEGWNSFNPGHEHPDQNSFTFAPNGQVFVSEALYGPKYSYLNNVLVFAPSPTSQCNEPWEGQLGECAKWLRWADGEVGDMAGEVIAASAHQDAMFVSGEAASAYSSAMKLKSVYRALVLLNSQTLLVVDHVEKSEDSPLNMLSAFFHNLDIDFKYVPHRFNDKFNGALMDVWDAHYRMFWLDSQGASPAGRIQEAEQAAEFKKRWTQFVNVTFPMSRAVTRVAYVMYGPYVKVTNCRFIDDSKNGLTLSLTVNDTENIVSIVTNYKDLSARLNYLGFGGYAKAEDGKRVIRFGVGTQLVAKQSRVDHAVFSFGFIVTVVVGVTLCIAIGFLALQRKFYICFSKLMRYTLLSVLLLWVIELLFVSNTCDQLLCSVRWKGVSGSDPPGRLADQQPLLLPTVVITTLPGSGAEILKYLFYNSSDFFYISIPTEHVDIPESEFEFDSLVDACEWSGSDAQDGQFKVLQGWFHSLVHSTKLHLQNIQLHEASGRFAQASGFSKDRRMRVSRKDSPAGFRALEKDAEYIRELWRHVGRYPSARAVLNLKSGSWSLKLPFVHEVIGPSLRVVYVVRDPRAWIYLMLYNSKPSLYTLKNIPQHLSLVFHEDRGGERCTGFAPEFRLLRELVSRAESNPVLLLAHLWLAHTAATLRVVGSLPANAHLQVRFEDVVQFPEETAGRIHTFLEVPVAPAALNQLMFTTSTNLFSLMYEGDVSPGSIGMWRQKMPRDDIRRIDSICWVVMKRLGYARFTD is encoded by the coding sequence TTTTAGAGTGATTCGCTCAGCGGTCATCACCATGCTGTCTAACCCTGCCCTGTATCTGCCCCCGGTTAAGCACAAGGAGTTCACCAGCAAGTGGAACGAGATCTACGGGAACAATCTGGCTCCACTGGCTCTGTACTGCCTGCTCTGCCCAGAGGATGGCGCCGCCCAGCAGTTCCTGCTCAAGTTCATGGACAGGATGGCCGAGTACCCAGACTGGAGTGTGACAAGCGCTCCGAATGATGAGGTTCCGGTGGCACACTCCCTCACGGGCTTTGCCACAGCCTATGACTTCATATACTCCACCTTGGACAGGCAGCAACGGGACCGATACTTGAAGAAGATCCGTAGTGTGACTGAAGAGCTCTATGAACTGTCCAAGTATAGGGGCTGGGGGAAGCAGTTCCTACAGAATCATCAGACCACTAATATTTTAGCCGTACTGATTGGCTCTATTGTGGCTGGCGAGCACAACGATCCAGAGACCATGATCTGGAAGCAGGTCTGTGTGAATTACATGGAGAAGACCATGTTCCTTCTGAACCATGTTGTGGATGGGTCCCTGGATGAAGGTGTGGCCTATGGAAGCTACACTGCTAAGTCCATCACACAGTATGTGTTTCTGGCCCAGCGCCACTTCAACATCGACAACACTCAGAACAATTGGCTCCGTGCACACTACTGGTTCTACTATGCCACCCTTCTGCCAGGCTTTCAGAGGACGGTGGGCATTGCGGATTCTAACTACAACTGGTTCTATGGGCCAGAGAGCCAGCTGGTTTTCTTGGATGCCTTTGTCTTGCGCAACGGCACTGGGAACTGGCTTGCCCAACAGATCAGAAAACATCGGCCTAAAGATGGACCCATGGGTCAGTCATCTGCTCAGCGCTGGACTACGCTGCACACGGAGTATATCTGGTATGATGCTTGCCTAACCCCGAGAGCGCCCCCTGGTTCTGGAAAAGCCGCAATGCACATTTTCTCCAACTGGGGTGTGGTGACATATGGTGCCGGCATGCCTGACCTGCAGGGCAACACGTTTGTCTCCTTCAAATCTGGGAGGCTAGGTGGCAGGGCGGTGTATGACATTGTCCATGCCAAGCCCTATTCCTGGGTTGAGGGTTGGAATAGCTTCAACCCTGGGCATGAGCACCCAGACCAAAACTCCTTTACTTTTGCCCCAAACGGCCAAGTATTTGTATCCGAGGCTCTGTATGGACCCAAATACAGTTACCTGAACAATGTGCTCGTTTTCGCACCCTCCCCGACAAGCCAATGTAACGAACCTTGGGAGGGGCAGCTGGGTGAGTGTGCCAAGTGGCTCCGCTGGGCAGATGGCGAAGTAGGTGACATGGCTGGCGAGGTCATAGCTGCCTCCGCGCACCAGGATGCCATGTTTGTGAGTGGGGAGGCGGCGTCAGCATATTCCTCGGCTATGAAGCTCAAAAGTGTGTACCGGGCCCTCGTTCTGCTCAACTCGCAGACCTTACTGGTGGTGGACCATGTGGAGAAGTCGGAAGACTCTCCTCTGAATATGCTAAGTGCCTTTTTTCACAACCTGGACATAGATTTCAAGTACGTCCCTCATAGATTCAATGACAAGTTCAACGGGGCCCTGATGGATGTGTGGGACGCTCATTATAGAATGTTTTGGTTGGACAGTCAGGGCGCCAGTCCAGCCGGAAGGATACAGGAAGCCGAGCAGGCGGCGGAATTTAAGAAACGATGGACGCAGTTTGTAAATGTGACGTTCCCCATGAGCCGTGCAGTTACTAGGGTTGCGTACGTGATGTATGGTCCGTACGTCAAAGTTACGAACTGCAGGTTTATAGACGACAGCAAAAATGGCTTGACACTGTCTCTGACAGTTAACGACACAGAGAATATAGTATCCATCGTAACAAACTATAAAGATTTAAGTGCCAGGTTGAACTACTTAGGTTTTGGGGGTTATGCAAAGGCAGAGGATGGAAAGCGTGTCATCCGTTTTGGTGTGGGAACTCAGCTCGTAGCTAAACAGAGCCGAGTGGATCATGCAGTGTTTAGCTTTGGCTTTATAGTTACTGTAGTTGTGGGAGTGACACTGTGTATTGCCATCGGGTTTTTGGCTTTGCAGAGAAAGTTTTATATCTGTTTCAGCAAGCTGATGCGATACACCCTGCTATCAGTGCTCCTGCTGTGGGTTATCGAGCTTCTCTTTGTTTCTAATACTTGCGATCAGCTCCTCTGCAGTGTCAGATGGAAGGGTGTCTCTGGATCAGACCCACCGGGGAGACTCGCAGACCAGCAGCCGCTTCTTCTCCCCACTGTCGTCATAACAACACTGCCGGGCTCTGGGGCAGAAATCCTTAAGTACCTTTTTTACAACAGCTCCGACTTCTTCTACATCAGCATCCCCACGGAGCACGTCGACATCCCAGAGAGCGAGTTCGAATTTGACTCCCTGGTGGACGCCTGTGAGTGGTCGGGGTCTGATGCTCAGGATGGACAGTTTAAGGTTCTCCAGGGCTGGTTCCACTCGCTGGTCCACAGCACCAAGCTGCATCTTCAGAACATCCAGCTGCATGAGGCGAGCGGCCGGTTTGCGCAGGCAAGTGGGTTCTCAAAAGACAGGAGGATGAGAGTGAGCAGGAAGGACTCGCCCGCAGGATTCAGGGCTCTGGAGAAGGATGCAGAATACATTCGGGAGCTGTGGCGGCACGTGGGCCGTTATCCGAGCGCCCGCGCAGTCCTCAACCTGAAGAGTGGAAGCTGGTCCCTGAAGTTGCCCTTCGTCCATGAGGTGATTGGGCCATCACTGCGGGTTGTATACGTGGTGAGGGACCCACGAGCCTGGATTTATCTCATGCTCTATAACAGCAAGCCCAGCCTGTACACACTCAAGAACATCCCGCAGCACCTTAGCCTTGTCTTTCACGAGGATCGTGGCGGGGAGAGGTGCACGGGCTTTGCCCCGGAGTTCCGGCTTCTGCGGGAGCTCGTCTCCCGCGCGGAGAGCAACCCTGTCCTGCTTCTGGCTCACCTATGGCTGGCCCACACCGCCGCCACGCTCAGGGTTGTCGGCAGCCTGCCCGCCAACGCTCATCTGCAGGTCAGGTTCGAGGACGTCGTGCAGTTCCCCGAGGAGACGGCGGGCAGGATACACACTTTCCTGGAGGTGCCCGTCGCTCCGGCAGCCTTAAACCAGCTCATGTTCACCACCTCCACCAATCTGTTCAGCCTGATGTATGAGGGAGATGTGTCTCCAGGCAGCATCGGCATGTGGAGGCAGAAGATGCCTCGCGATGACATCCGGCGTATAGACAGTATATGCTGGGTGGTGATGAAGCGTTTGGGATATGCGCGGTTCACAGATTAA